Proteins encoded within one genomic window of Terriglobia bacterium:
- a CDS encoding PAS domain S-box protein codes for MPTDRSDLPPFHQHRSATHQHAVQFYESDNYLSAEVARYLAHGFRNGNAMVVIALPEHRTAFKKHLDSQGFDVDATIRSGQFKEFDAHETLRAFMDSELPNRERFRTVIGQVIDECRNRYQPAPVLAYGEMVDILWRDGKHEAAIRLEELWNELAEDRHFDLFCAYALNGFYKGDHHPQFERICRTHSLVYPTERYMELGEQERLVRISVLEQQSFALQAEIQVRKEAEKALLEALDEKRHTEEKLRQTESELRGVLQTAAEGIHWVDAGGRILWANAAELAMMGYRADEYIGHDIREFHLDADVIANIFDQLVKGETLLNYSARLRAKDGSIRHVLINSNAFLQNGQFLHTQCFTRDITELHYAQDAQGFLSAVVASADDAIISKTLDGIITSWNPGAQRIFGYYAEEVIGKPVAILIPPDRDNEEPDILARLKKGERIDHYETKRLRKDGTILDISLSVSPVRNRRGQIIGASKIARDITYRKRLEVERVKLLEQERAARSQAEAANRIKDEFLAILSHELRTPLNAIMGWISILESRQDVDLVERAIDVIKRNAGAQKRMIEDLLDVARILTGKMVIDTDPIDFRSVVNAAVDSVSPAASAKTIRMDTDFQMPIPIITGDADRLQQVVWNLLSNAIKFTPEGGYIQLRLGQTNSHLEFSVRDSGQGIAPQFLGRVFDRFAQGDSSTTRVHGGLGIGLAVVRHLVEVHGGSVHAESPGEGLGATFTVRLPVATAAE; via the coding sequence ATGCCAACGGATCGCAGCGATTTGCCGCCGTTTCACCAACATCGTTCTGCTACGCACCAGCACGCTGTCCAGTTTTATGAATCGGACAACTACCTGAGCGCCGAGGTGGCGCGCTACCTGGCGCATGGTTTTCGCAACGGAAATGCAATGGTCGTGATTGCCTTGCCCGAGCACCGCACAGCTTTCAAAAAGCACCTGGACAGTCAAGGCTTCGACGTTGATGCAACGATTCGAAGCGGTCAGTTTAAGGAATTCGATGCCCACGAAACGCTTCGAGCCTTCATGGATTCGGAACTGCCCAACCGGGAACGCTTCAGGACAGTCATCGGGCAGGTGATCGACGAGTGCAGAAATAGATACCAACCCGCGCCGGTGCTGGCTTATGGCGAGATGGTGGACATCCTCTGGCGTGATGGAAAACACGAAGCCGCCATCCGTCTGGAAGAGCTTTGGAACGAACTCGCCGAAGACCGGCACTTTGACTTGTTTTGCGCATATGCGTTGAACGGTTTTTATAAAGGAGACCATCACCCGCAATTTGAACGCATCTGCCGGACTCATTCGCTGGTTTATCCGACCGAACGGTACATGGAACTGGGAGAGCAGGAACGGTTGGTCCGGATCAGCGTGCTCGAACAACAATCATTCGCGCTTCAGGCTGAAATCCAGGTCCGGAAAGAGGCTGAAAAGGCGCTGCTTGAAGCCCTCGATGAAAAAAGGCATACGGAGGAAAAGCTGCGGCAGACCGAATCGGAGCTTCGTGGTGTGCTGCAGACTGCGGCCGAAGGGATTCACTGGGTTGATGCCGGCGGCCGCATCCTTTGGGCAAATGCGGCGGAATTGGCGATGATGGGTTATAGGGCCGATGAATACATCGGTCATGACATTCGCGAATTTCACCTCGATGCGGATGTGATCGCGAACATTTTCGATCAGCTCGTCAAAGGCGAGACTCTCCTGAATTACTCCGCCCGCCTGCGGGCAAAGGATGGTTCGATCCGGCATGTTTTGATCAATTCGAACGCGTTTCTGCAGAACGGACAGTTCCTCCATACCCAATGCTTTACCCGCGACATCACAGAACTTCACTATGCGCAGGATGCCCAGGGTTTCCTTAGCGCCGTCGTGGCATCGGCGGATGACGCGATAATCAGCAAGACACTCGATGGAATCATTACAAGTTGGAATCCGGGAGCGCAGCGGATTTTCGGATATTACGCGGAAGAGGTCATCGGGAAGCCGGTGGCCATTCTCATTCCACCCGACCGCGACAATGAAGAACCCGATATTCTCGCTCGCCTCAAAAAGGGCGAGCGGATCGACCATTATGAAACCAAGCGGCTCCGGAAAGATGGAACGATTCTCGATATATCTCTCTCCGTGTCGCCGGTTCGCAACCGGCGCGGGCAGATCATCGGGGCCTCGAAAATCGCCCGGGATATTACCTACCGAAAGCGTCTGGAAGTAGAACGAGTCAAGCTTCTCGAACAGGAACGCGCCGCACGCAGCCAGGCGGAAGCGGCCAACAGGATCAAGGATGAATTTCTGGCGATCCTTTCCCACGAATTGCGCACCCCTCTCAATGCCATCATGGGCTGGATCAGCATCCTCGAATCACGGCAGGACGTTGACCTCGTTGAACGCGCCATCGATGTGATCAAACGAAATGCGGGAGCCCAGAAAAGGATGATTGAAGACCTGCTGGATGTGGCGCGGATTCTAACCGGAAAAATGGTAATCGATACCGATCCAATCGATTTCCGGAGCGTCGTGAATGCGGCGGTGGACAGCGTCAGCCCTGCGGCTTCCGCCAAGACGATCCGCATGGATACGGATTTTCAAATGCCGATTCCGATCATCACAGGTGACGCGGACCGGTTGCAACAGGTGGTGTGGAACCTGCTTTCAAACGCAATCAAATTCACGCCTGAAGGCGGATATATACAGCTGCGGCTGGGTCAAACGAACTCGCACCTGGAATTCAGCGTCCGGGATAGCGGGCAAGGGATTGCGCCTCAATTCCTCGGCCGGGTTTTCGACCGGTTTGCGCAAGGCGATTCCAGTACAACCCGCGTCCACGGCGGCCTGGGCATCGGTCTTGCGGTAGTGCGGCATCTGGTTGAAGTTCACGGCGGCAGCGTCCATGCCGAGAGTCCCGGCGAAGGGCTGGGCGCGACCTTCACCGTGCGGCTGCCGGTGGCTACAGCGGCGGAATAG
- a CDS encoding response regulator, which yields MKNSLSTITFFTALMQEVTHKPRVAILEDHDDTREMLRIGLEARFATVAYRSAAELLDALERENFSAIVADIMLPGLDGFGFIKMIRQNVRFADICVIAVTALAMASDREKGIAAGFTAYLVKPITPEEISTVLWNHIGPSQDKSPAA from the coding sequence TTGAAAAACAGCCTTTCGACTATTACCTTCTTTACAGCTCTTATGCAGGAAGTCACACATAAGCCGCGTGTCGCGATTCTCGAAGACCACGACGACACTCGGGAGATGCTGCGAATTGGCCTGGAAGCCCGTTTCGCGACGGTCGCTTATCGGAGCGCCGCTGAATTGCTCGACGCCCTGGAACGGGAAAATTTCTCGGCTATCGTGGCGGATATCATGCTGCCTGGTCTTGACGGGTTTGGATTTATCAAGATGATCCGCCAAAATGTGCGTTTCGCGGACATCTGCGTTATTGCCGTGACGGCTTTGGCTATGGCGAGTGATCGGGAAAAAGGCATCGCGGCCGGCTTCACGGCGTATCTGGTTAAACCGATCACCCCTGAAGAGATATCGACTGTTCTGTGGAATCATATCGGCCCTTCGCAAGACAAATCCCCCGCCGCCTGA
- a CDS encoding HAMP domain-containing protein, protein MSHKPRTSSAAAVAVRSVGPNGDQSGFSNNLLDAMLSFRDGNFAVRMPAALNGVEGKIADAFNEIVAFSDRRAKETARVSTMVGKEGKLKQRMNVPEGTGGWADEVAAINMLIDDLVWPTTEITRAIGAVAKGDLGQSMALEVDGRSLEGEFLRSAKLVNKMIDQLSVFTSEVTRVAREVGTEGKLGGQAQVKGVSGVWKDLTESVNQMAGNLTAQVRNIADVTIAVANGDLSKKITVDVRGEILQLKEAINTMVDQLRGFAAEVTRVAREVGTEGKLGGQAVVPGVAGTWKDLTDSVNAMAGNLTAQVRNIAGVTTAVARGDLSRKITVDVKGEILELKNTINTMVDQLNAFASEVFRVAREVGTEGKLGGRAEVPDVAGTWKDLTDSVNAMGANLTAQVRNIAEVTTAVAKGDLSRKITVDVKGEILELKNTINTMVDQLNAFASEVSRVAREVGTEGRLGGQAVVPGVAGTWKNLTDNVNSMAQNLTDQVRNIAEVTTAVARGDLSRKITVDVKGEILQLKDTINTMVDQLNSFASEVSRVAREVGTDGKLGGQAVVPDVAGTWKDLTDNVNSMAQNLTGQVRNIADVATAIAKGDLSRKITVDVKGEILGLKNTINTMVDQLNSFASEVSRVAREVGTEGKLGGQAVVPDVAGTWKDLTDNVNSMAQNLTGQVRNIADVATAIAKGDLSRKITVDVKGEIQELKNTINTMVDQLNGFASEVTRVAREVGTEGKLGGQAVVPGVAGTWKDLTDNVNSMAQNLTGQVRNIADVATAIAKGDLSRKITVDVKGEILQLKNTINTMVDQLNSFASEVSRVAREVGTEGKLGGQAVVPDVAGTWKDLTDNVNSMAQNLTGQVRNIAEVTIAVANGDLSRKITVDVRGEILQLKEAINTMVEQLRSFASEVTRVAREVGTEGRLGVQAVVPGVTGAWKDLTDSVNAMGANLTDQVRNIAEVTTAVARGDLSRKITVDVKGEISELKNTINTMVDQLRSFAAEVTRVAREVGTDGKLGGQAEVPGVAGTWKDLTDSVNVMAANLTDQVRGIVKVVTAVANGNLRQKLTVEAKGEVAALAETINNMTDTLATFAEQVTNVARDVGVEGRLGGQANVPGAAGTWKDLTSNVNLLAANLTNQVRAIAEVATAVTKGDLTRSIQVEARGEVAELKDNINTMINNLRGTTERNQEQDWLKTNLAKFTRMLQGQRDLVTVGEMLLSELASLVHAQQGTVYQMEHPQKTEVEKKPALTLLAAYAQHPGQPKRIEIGHGMVGQCAKEKKNLLLTELPDNYTTVESSLGSAPPANIVVFPVLFEGETKAVIELAALHPFTPTHLSFLEQLTQSLGVVLNTIEATMRTENLLEQSQKLTIELQTRQTELQQTNQELASKAKQLAEQNVEVERKNKEVEQARRALEEKAAELALTSKYKSEFLANMSHELRTPLNSILILGQQLEENSAGNLTAKQVEYAKNIHSAGTDLLTLINDILDLSKIESGTVTVEPEEITFVSLRDSVERTFHHIAESKSLAFRVDIDSALSPTFTTDSKRLQQILKNLLSNAFKFTSQGHIAMTARHVMEGWSIDHPVLSLAQNAVAIAVTDTGIGIAPEKQRLIFEAFQQADAGTSRKYGGTGLGLAISRELATLLGGEIKLTSAPGQGSTFTLYLPLVYTGPARATTVPATSSYNATAPQPALPVLTVAKSEEVVPDDRHDINEGDRVLLIADDDPHYARILLGVAREKGFKGIVANRGQAALALARQYQPTAITLDVFLPDMLGWTVLNNLKLEPVTRHIPVQMLSIEEERQHGLSHGAFSYLVKPATTEDLKHALDRIKAYVTPHTKRLLVVEDNDIERESIVELLQYDDVELSAVATGGDALRMLAETAFDCCVVDLRLPDMTGFELLETIQRSASLQDLPIVVFTGKELTAEEENRLKLVAKSVVVKDVQSPERLFDETALFLHRVVSELPEAKRNLIERLHASNEVLHHRKVLVVDDDIRNIFALTSLLENHEMEVLSATNGRHAIEIVESTPALSVVLMDIMMPDMDGYETMREIRNDPRLKTLPILALTAKAMKGDREKCLEAGASDYIAKPVNTDQLLSLLRVWLYR, encoded by the coding sequence ATGAGTCACAAACCCAGAACGTCCTCTGCCGCTGCGGTAGCCGTTCGGTCCGTCGGACCCAATGGCGATCAGAGCGGCTTTTCCAACAACCTTCTGGATGCGATGCTGTCGTTTCGAGACGGCAATTTCGCCGTTCGCATGCCTGCCGCGTTAAACGGCGTCGAAGGCAAGATTGCCGACGCTTTCAATGAGATTGTTGCATTCAGCGACCGCCGCGCGAAAGAAACCGCACGTGTCTCCACCATGGTCGGTAAGGAAGGAAAGCTGAAGCAACGCATGAATGTGCCCGAGGGTACTGGAGGTTGGGCTGACGAGGTCGCCGCCATCAACATGTTGATCGACGATCTGGTATGGCCGACGACGGAGATCACCAGGGCCATCGGAGCTGTGGCTAAAGGAGATCTCGGCCAGTCGATGGCACTCGAAGTCGATGGCCGGTCGCTTGAAGGCGAGTTTCTCCGATCGGCAAAACTCGTCAACAAGATGATTGACCAATTATCCGTCTTCACTTCCGAAGTGACTCGTGTGGCGCGCGAAGTCGGAACCGAGGGCAAGCTTGGAGGGCAGGCTCAGGTCAAAGGCGTATCCGGTGTCTGGAAAGATCTGACGGAATCGGTAAATCAGATGGCGGGTAACCTCACCGCACAGGTTCGCAATATTGCCGACGTGACAATCGCCGTGGCGAACGGCGACTTGTCAAAGAAAATTACAGTTGATGTGCGCGGTGAAATCCTGCAATTGAAGGAAGCCATCAACACCATGGTGGATCAGCTCCGCGGCTTCGCCGCTGAAGTCACGCGCGTCGCGCGTGAAGTCGGCACGGAAGGCAAGCTCGGCGGTCAGGCCGTCGTCCCGGGCGTGGCCGGCACGTGGAAAGATCTTACGGACTCCGTGAATGCCATGGCCGGCAATCTTACCGCGCAGGTCCGTAACATCGCGGGCGTCACTACGGCTGTGGCTCGCGGCGACCTGTCCCGCAAAATCACCGTGGATGTTAAAGGTGAAATCCTCGAATTGAAAAACACCATCAATACGATGGTGGATCAGCTAAATGCTTTTGCCTCGGAAGTATTCCGCGTCGCGCGCGAAGTCGGCACGGAAGGCAAGCTGGGGGGACGCGCCGAAGTCCCGGATGTGGCCGGAACCTGGAAAGACCTGACGGATTCCGTCAATGCGATGGGAGCCAACCTCACGGCGCAGGTCCGAAATATCGCGGAAGTGACGACAGCCGTCGCGAAAGGTGACCTGTCGCGCAAGATCACCGTGGACGTGAAGGGCGAGATCCTGGAATTGAAAAACACCATTAATACTATGGTGGATCAGCTCAACGCCTTTGCGTCGGAGGTGAGCCGTGTCGCGAGGGAGGTGGGAACCGAGGGAAGGCTGGGCGGTCAGGCGGTCGTGCCCGGCGTCGCGGGAACCTGGAAAAACCTCACGGACAACGTGAACTCCATGGCTCAGAACCTGACGGACCAGGTGCGCAACATCGCGGAAGTCACCACTGCAGTTGCCCGGGGCGACCTGTCGCGCAAGATCACGGTCGATGTCAAAGGCGAAATCCTCCAACTCAAAGACACGATCAACACGATGGTGGACCAGCTCAATTCATTTGCTTCGGAAGTGAGCCGCGTGGCCCGCGAGGTCGGGACCGACGGAAAGCTCGGCGGCCAGGCCGTGGTGCCGGACGTTGCGGGTACGTGGAAAGACTTGACCGACAACGTGAATTCCATGGCTCAAAATCTCACCGGACAGGTACGAAACATTGCCGATGTGGCCACTGCAATTGCGAAGGGCGATCTCTCACGCAAGATCACGGTCGACGTGAAAGGTGAAATCCTGGGGTTGAAAAACACCATCAACACCATGGTGGATCAGCTCAACTCGTTTGCCTCCGAGGTCAGCCGTGTGGCTCGTGAAGTCGGAACCGAAGGCAAACTCGGTGGCCAGGCCGTCGTACCGGATGTTGCGGGTACCTGGAAAGATCTCACGGACAACGTCAACTCGATGGCGCAGAACCTGACGGGCCAGGTGCGTAACATTGCCGATGTGGCCACGGCAATCGCCAAGGGCGATCTGTCACGCAAGATCACAGTCGACGTCAAAGGCGAAATTCAGGAGTTGAAGAACACGATCAACACCATGGTCGATCAACTCAATGGTTTTGCCTCGGAAGTCACGCGCGTCGCACGCGAGGTGGGAACTGAAGGGAAGCTTGGAGGTCAGGCGGTAGTGCCGGGCGTGGCCGGGACATGGAAGGATCTCACGGACAACGTGAATTCCATGGCGCAGAACCTGACAGGCCAGGTGCGCAACATTGCCGATGTCGCCACCGCGATCGCCAAAGGTGATCTGTCGCGCAAGATCACAGTCGATGTGAAAGGCGAAATCCTTCAGCTCAAGAACACTATCAATACGATGGTGGACCAGCTCAACTCGTTTGCCTCGGAAGTGAGCCGCGTGGCGCGTGAAGTCGGCACGGAAGGCAAACTGGGCGGTCAGGCGGTGGTCCCGGATGTCGCCGGTACGTGGAAAGACTTGACCGATAACGTGAACTCGATGGCGCAGAACCTGACGGGCCAGGTGCGCAATATTGCGGAGGTTACGATTGCCGTCGCCAATGGCGATCTCTCGCGCAAAATCACCGTAGATGTTCGAGGCGAGATCCTGCAGCTCAAGGAAGCCATCAATACGATGGTGGAGCAGTTGCGCTCCTTCGCGTCTGAAGTTACCCGCGTGGCGCGCGAAGTCGGAACTGAAGGACGGCTCGGGGTTCAGGCAGTCGTGCCTGGCGTGACGGGGGCCTGGAAAGACCTCACGGACTCCGTCAACGCGATGGGAGCGAATCTCACCGATCAGGTCCGCAATATCGCGGAAGTGACGACTGCCGTTGCCCGGGGCGACTTATCGCGCAAAATCACAGTTGATGTTAAGGGCGAAATCTCGGAACTGAAGAACACCATTAACACGATGGTCGATCAACTTCGTTCATTCGCCGCAGAAGTGACTCGCGTCGCGCGCGAGGTTGGGACGGATGGAAAATTGGGCGGCCAGGCGGAAGTCCCCGGCGTGGCGGGTACGTGGAAGGATCTGACGGATTCCGTCAATGTGATGGCTGCGAATCTGACCGATCAGGTCCGCGGAATTGTAAAGGTCGTCACTGCCGTCGCGAACGGCAACCTGCGCCAGAAACTGACCGTCGAAGCGAAAGGCGAGGTCGCCGCTCTGGCCGAAACCATCAACAATATGACCGACACTCTGGCGACGTTTGCCGAGCAGGTTACCAATGTTGCCCGCGACGTCGGCGTGGAAGGCAGGCTTGGAGGTCAGGCGAACGTCCCCGGCGCAGCCGGCACCTGGAAAGATCTGACGAGCAACGTCAATCTGCTCGCCGCAAACCTTACCAATCAGGTTCGCGCCATTGCAGAAGTGGCCACAGCTGTGACCAAGGGCGATCTGACAAGGTCGATTCAAGTGGAAGCCCGCGGTGAGGTCGCCGAACTGAAAGACAATATCAACACGATGATCAACAACCTGCGTGGCACGACGGAGCGTAACCAGGAGCAGGACTGGTTGAAGACGAATCTCGCGAAGTTCACTCGCATGTTGCAGGGCCAGCGGGACCTGGTGACGGTCGGCGAAATGCTGCTATCCGAGCTTGCTTCTCTGGTTCACGCGCAGCAAGGCACCGTTTATCAAATGGAGCATCCGCAGAAGACCGAAGTAGAGAAAAAGCCCGCCCTCACGTTGCTCGCAGCCTATGCCCAGCATCCCGGCCAGCCCAAGCGTATCGAAATAGGCCATGGAATGGTCGGCCAATGCGCAAAAGAAAAGAAAAATCTTCTTTTGACGGAATTGCCGGACAACTACACGACAGTAGAATCCAGCCTTGGCAGCGCGCCGCCTGCAAATATCGTCGTCTTTCCGGTCTTGTTTGAAGGCGAAACGAAGGCGGTCATCGAGCTGGCGGCTTTGCATCCATTTACCCCTACCCACTTGAGCTTTTTGGAACAGCTCACGCAATCGCTCGGCGTGGTGCTCAACACCATCGAAGCAACCATGCGGACCGAGAACCTGCTGGAGCAGTCTCAGAAGCTGACGATTGAACTACAAACCCGGCAGACGGAACTGCAGCAAACAAACCAGGAACTGGCGTCGAAAGCGAAGCAGCTCGCCGAACAGAACGTCGAAGTTGAACGGAAGAACAAAGAGGTCGAACAAGCCCGGCGCGCTCTGGAAGAGAAGGCCGCGGAACTCGCCCTGACATCGAAGTACAAGTCCGAGTTTCTTGCCAATATGTCGCATGAACTGCGGACACCGCTCAACTCCATCCTTATTCTGGGACAGCAGCTCGAAGAGAATTCCGCAGGCAATTTGACTGCAAAACAGGTCGAATATGCGAAGAACATCCACTCCGCGGGCACCGACCTCCTCACTCTGATCAATGATATTCTGGACCTTTCGAAAATCGAGTCCGGCACCGTTACGGTTGAACCGGAGGAAATCACCTTTGTTTCACTGCGCGACAGTGTAGAGCGCACCTTCCATCACATCGCTGAATCCAAGAGTCTGGCTTTCCGTGTCGATATCGATTCGGCTCTGTCGCCGACCTTCACGACGGATTCCAAACGGCTGCAGCAGATTCTCAAGAACCTTCTTTCAAATGCTTTCAAATTTACGAGTCAAGGGCACATCGCAATGACTGCTCGTCATGTGATGGAGGGGTGGTCCATCGACCACCCCGTCCTCAGCCTGGCTCAGAACGCCGTCGCCATTGCCGTCACCGACACGGGAATTGGAATCGCGCCCGAAAAGCAGCGCTTGATCTTTGAGGCGTTTCAACAGGCCGACGCCGGCACCAGCCGGAAATATGGCGGTACGGGACTGGGTCTCGCGATCAGCCGCGAGTTGGCGACGCTGCTCGGTGGTGAAATCAAGCTTACAAGCGCACCGGGACAGGGCAGCACTTTCACTCTGTATCTTCCGCTCGTGTACACGGGACCGGCGCGCGCCACAACTGTCCCTGCGACGAGTTCCTATAACGCAACCGCGCCGCAACCGGCGCTACCGGTGCTTACGGTCGCGAAATCGGAGGAAGTCGTTCCCGACGATCGTCACGACATTAATGAAGGAGACAGGGTATTACTCATCGCCGACGACGATCCCCATTACGCGCGCATTTTGCTCGGAGTCGCGCGGGAAAAGGGCTTCAAGGGGATTGTTGCCAATCGGGGACAAGCGGCACTCGCGCTCGCGCGGCAGTATCAACCGACAGCCATTACCCTGGATGTCTTCCTGCCGGACATGCTCGGATGGACGGTTCTCAACAATCTGAAACTGGAACCGGTAACGCGGCACATTCCCGTCCAAATGCTTTCGATCGAGGAGGAGCGCCAGCACGGTCTATCGCACGGCGCATTTTCATATCTGGTAAAACCAGCCACGACGGAGGACTTGAAACATGCGCTCGATCGCATCAAAGCTTACGTTACTCCACATACCAAACGCCTTCTTGTCGTTGAGGATAATGACATCGAACGCGAGAGCATTGTCGAACTGCTGCAATATGATGACGTGGAACTGAGCGCCGTGGCCACGGGGGGCGATGCGTTGCGGATGCTGGCCGAAACAGCATTCGATTGCTGTGTTGTGGATTTGCGGCTGCCGGACATGACCGGCTTTGAACTCCTGGAAACGATTCAGCGCAGTGCTTCGCTGCAGGATTTGCCAATCGTGGTATTTACCGGCAAAGAATTGACAGCGGAGGAAGAGAATCGTCTCAAGCTGGTTGCCAAAAGCGTCGTCGTGAAGGACGTGCAATCCCCGGAACGTTTGTTTGACGAAACGGCGCTGTTCCTGCACCGCGTCGTCTCGGAGTTGCCGGAGGCAAAGCGGAACCTGATCGAACGCCTGCACGCCTCCAACGAGGTTCTGCACCACCGGAAAGTGCTCGTCGTCGATGACGATATCCGGAACATCTTTGCCTTGACCAGCCTCCTGGAAAACCACGAAATGGAAGTGCTCAGTGCGACCAATGGCCGGCACGCGATTGAGATTGTCGAGAGTACGCCAGCCCTTAGCGTCGTTCTCATGGACATCATGATGCCGGACATGGACGGTTACGAGACCATGCGTGAGATCCGCAATGATCCGCGTTTGAAAACGCTGCCCATCCTCGCCCTGACCGCGAAGGCCATGAAGGGAGACCGCGAAAAATGCCTGGAGGCCGGAGCCTCGGATTACATTGCAAAACCGGTGAATACCGATCAACTACTCTCGCTGCTTCGTGTATGGCTGTATCGTTAA
- a CDS encoding response regulator has product MKDSVNEVVRILLVDDEPRNLDALESILDSSGCTLVRAQTADEALFAILHNDFAAIVLDIKMPGTDGLELAKLIKQRKRSEHVPILFLTAHSMDEKQVVHAYGVGGADFLSKPINPDVLRSKVAVFANLFRTTRALASAVEALNAEVAERQNAQELLRLAKEQLETRVVERTAELARANQEVRDNEERLRLALAVAQVATWEWDLTTGKMRWSADPEVVFGFPPGAFGPDSRISHAVHPDDIGVPEAALQRAASTGNFEAEYRAVRPDGSIVWIADRGRIVHDSNSNSTRILGVSVDLSKRKLAERSLRSELAERKRLEDTLRESDRRKDEFLATLAHELRNPLAPVRYSLKVLAVKDPATMEYKRAMDIVERQTQHMSRLIEELIDVNRISRNALELRKEPVELARIIAAAVETNHALIEQYGLELALAIPSEPIYLDADPVRLAQAFSNLLNNAAKYSKRAEGTGGISLTAKQEGSTAVIRVQDVGIGIDPALLAGVFEMFTQVGRSIGQSEGGLGIGLSLAKRLVEMHGGTIEALSEGIGKGSEFIVRLPVRETVRQDLSSAAHSSGPRQPLTRRRILIADDNPDVVESFEVMLRMYGHEVYTAFDGMEALEKAEQVLPDVIVLDLGMPRLNGYETARRIRERPWSREIVLIAITGWGNDNDKRRSSEAGFNVHLVKPVDATRILECLDARQTKSEKLHRTEQRF; this is encoded by the coding sequence GTGAAGGATTCTGTTAATGAAGTAGTCCGCATTCTGCTCGTAGATGACGAGCCTCGCAACCTGGATGCGCTTGAAAGCATCCTGGATTCGAGCGGTTGCACGCTCGTGCGAGCGCAAACGGCTGACGAAGCGCTTTTCGCGATCTTGCACAATGACTTTGCGGCAATTGTGCTCGACATCAAAATGCCAGGTACGGACGGACTGGAATTGGCGAAGCTCATCAAGCAGCGCAAGCGCAGTGAGCACGTGCCAATTCTCTTTCTGACGGCGCACAGCATGGATGAAAAGCAGGTCGTTCATGCCTATGGCGTGGGCGGGGCTGATTTTTTGAGCAAGCCCATCAATCCGGATGTTCTCCGGTCGAAAGTCGCCGTTTTTGCCAATCTGTTTCGTACGACTCGGGCATTGGCATCGGCCGTTGAGGCGCTAAACGCCGAAGTCGCGGAGCGCCAGAACGCGCAGGAGCTTCTGCGGCTCGCGAAGGAGCAACTGGAAACCCGTGTCGTTGAGCGGACTGCAGAACTGGCCCGTGCGAATCAAGAGGTTCGCGACAATGAAGAGCGGCTGCGCCTGGCCCTGGCCGTTGCGCAGGTCGCGACCTGGGAGTGGGATTTGACGACCGGAAAAATGCGATGGTCTGCAGACCCAGAGGTCGTTTTTGGCTTTCCCCCAGGCGCCTTTGGCCCGGACTCGCGAATTTCGCATGCCGTTCATCCCGATGACATCGGCGTCCCCGAAGCTGCTCTTCAGCGAGCGGCGAGCACTGGTAATTTTGAGGCCGAATACCGGGCGGTTCGCCCGGACGGTAGCATCGTCTGGATTGCCGATCGTGGCCGGATAGTTCACGATTCCAACAGCAACTCCACGCGAATACTCGGCGTCAGTGTTGATCTGAGCAAGCGGAAATTAGCCGAGCGGTCGCTTCGCAGCGAACTCGCCGAGCGCAAGCGTCTTGAAGATACATTACGGGAGTCGGATCGCCGCAAGGACGAATTCCTGGCAACCCTCGCTCACGAACTGCGCAACCCGTTAGCACCGGTGCGGTACTCGCTCAAGGTCCTTGCCGTGAAAGACCCGGCCACCATGGAATACAAACGGGCTATGGACATAGTTGAGCGCCAGACGCAACACATGAGTCGACTGATTGAGGAGCTTATTGATGTTAATCGCATCAGCCGCAATGCGCTCGAACTGAGGAAGGAGCCAGTCGAACTGGCACGGATTATCGCCGCCGCGGTCGAAACGAATCACGCATTGATTGAACAGTATGGTCTGGAACTCGCGTTGGCTATTCCCTCTGAGCCGATATATCTCGACGCCGATCCGGTGCGATTGGCCCAGGCGTTTTCGAACCTCCTCAACAATGCCGCAAAGTACAGCAAGCGAGCGGAAGGGACAGGAGGAATTTCCCTCACTGCGAAGCAGGAAGGTTCGACTGCCGTGATCCGAGTCCAGGATGTTGGTATTGGCATTGATCCCGCCTTGTTGGCGGGGGTGTTCGAAATGTTTACTCAGGTTGGCCGTTCTATCGGCCAATCCGAGGGGGGCTTGGGCATTGGTTTGTCGTTAGCGAAGCGGCTTGTGGAAATGCACGGGGGAACCATTGAAGCCTTGAGCGAGGGGATTGGTAAGGGCAGTGAATTTATCGTTCGACTGCCGGTTCGCGAGACAGTACGCCAGGACCTGTCGTCAGCGGCCCACTCCTCCGGCCCCCGACAACCGCTCACGAGGCGGCGCATTCTGATCGCCGACGATAATCCGGATGTTGTCGAGAGCTTCGAAGTCATGCTCCGGATGTATGGTCACGAGGTGTACACCGCGTTTGACGGTATGGAAGCGCTCGAAAAGGCGGAACAGGTCCTGCCCGATGTCATCGTGCTCGACTTGGGAATGCCCAGACTGAACGGCTATGAAACAGCCCGGCGTATCCGCGAGCGGCCCTGGAGCCGCGAGATCGTTCTGATTGCGATCACCGGATGGGGCAATGACAACGATAAACGCCGGTCATCGGAGGCCGGATTCAATGTTCATCTTGTCAAACCCGTCGATGCCACCAGAATTCTGGAGTGCCTGGATGCACGGCAGACGAAGTCCGAAAAACTCCACAGGACCGAACAGCGCTTTTAA